The Streptomyces sp. NBC_01268 genome segment CGCAGCCGCTCGATACAGAGCACGTCGCTGTGATCGGGCAGCCCGAGTCGGTGCGCCACCGGGCCCGGGGCGGAGACGGGGCCGACGGTACGGACCTCGTTGGTGACCCGGCCGTGCTCGTGCAGGGTCTCGGCCAGGCCCTGGAGGCGGTCCAGGCCGTGGGGGTACTTCTCGCACACCACCACGGTGCCGACGCCGGGCTGCCGCTCGACGAGCTGTTCGCCGCGCAGCAGGTCCAGGGCCTGTCGCACGGTGTTGCGGCTGGCCCGGTAGTCCGCGGCGATGACGTCTTCGAGGGGGAGGACCCGCTGGGGGAAGACGCCGGCGAGGATCTGGTGGCGTAGCAGATCGGCGAGCTGTCGCGCCCGGTCCGCACGCAGTCGTCGACGGCGCGCGGCGGCGACCGGGCGGGCTGCGGGGGTGGGTTCGGCTGGCATGGCAGGGAACGTACCGGTGGAGTGCCGCCGATGGTGTTGCCGCAGTATTGCGCCACCTGACGCCTTGTGTGAACCCTTCTGACCTGGGATTTCTCCGGCCGAGTGGCAAGATCCGCCACAGCGGCGTCCACCACGTGGACGGCAGGACCTGATCGCGCGTCGGCCGCACCCCACGGACGCCCGCAAGTCGCTCGTCGAGCTGACGGGCGCCGGCCGGACCGCACTCGAAGCAGAGCGCGGCCGCAGGGCCGGCTGGCTCGCTCAGGCCATCGAGTCCGAACGCACGGCCGAGGAGCGGGCGTTGCCGGCACGGAGCGCGGTACTCCTGGAACGACTCGCCACCCGCTGACCCCTCGACGGGCCCAGGCCTCTCCGGTGGCCGTTCCGGAACGAGGCCGTCAGCCGGGGCCGGACCAGTCGAAGGTGATGGTCTTGCTGGACTTGCCGGTGCGGTTCCAGGTGAAGCCGAAGGCGTCGGCCTGGTCGGTGAGGGCGCGGCCCCAGGTGGCGAGCTGGCCGGGGCCGGTTTCGCAGCCGGGGAGGTTGGTCGACTGCACGCGGGCGCCGGCCGGGGTGGTCGGGCCGGTGAGTGCCTCGGCGCGGGCCTCGAGCCGCCCGGGGACGCTCGCCCGCCAGCTGGCCAGGTCCTCGTCGATCTCCACCTCGATGGGCGCGAAGTCCATGCCCCGCACCTCGAAGGCACCCATGCTGACCAGCTGCGCGGGCCAGCTGCCGGCCTGGCCGCTGAAGATCATCTGCAGGGCTTGGCGCTGCCCGTCGTCGGCCCGCTCGTCGAAGATGAACGCCGCGTACGAGTCCGAGTGCTCGGCCCACACATTGCCGACGAAGACGCCGAGCATCACCATGTTCAGCCCGTCCAGTCGGACGTCGCCGTAGGTGCCCTCGCGTATGTGCCACACCAGGATGCCTTCGCAGTCGCCGGTGGTCGGCGGCTGGGCGAACGAGCACGGGCACGGAATGTCGCACTTGCACACGTCGAACCAGTCACCCGCCAGACGCCAGGCCGGCACGGTCACTGCCGCCTGTGTCATCGCGCTCACTCCTCCCACAACCATGCAGGTCCGCGGGTCGCGGGAGGGAGCAGAAGGGTCGGGCCCGGATCCGCGTTCCTTCGTCCGGCCGCGCCCGGCGACCGGAACGGGGCGATTCCTTTCCTCACCTCCATGGTGCGCCCGGGCCGCCGGGGCGGCCAGTGGCGAGAGCGGTTGCCGTGCTCGGGATCCGTGCTGTGCTGGAAGGATCCGATGGGAGTGCGTCATGCGTACGGTTCGGCGGCCGGACAGGACCGACCACCCGCTGCGGGCGGGAGTGCTGCTGCCGGTCCGGGACCTCGCCGTGGCCTGGGCGCTGATCGTCCTGATCGCGGCCCTGGCCTGGGTGCTCACCGTGGACCAGGCCCGGGGCATGGGGGTCGGGCCCGGCACGATGGGGATGGCGCTGCCGCTGTTCCTCCTGCTGTGGCTGGCGATGATGGCGGCGATGATGCTGCCCTCCGTCGCCCCCGTCGCGGTGACCTGGGCCAAGGGGATCGCCCGCCAGTCCAGCGGAGCCGGGCGGGCGCTGCGCACCACCGAGTTCGTCTCCGGCTACCTGGTGGTGTGGACGGCGTTCGGCCTCCTCGCGTACGGCGGGCTGGCGCTCACTGGCGCCCTGGTCGATCGTGACCCGGACGTCGGGAAGTGGATCGGGGCGGCCGCCTTCGCACTGGCCGGGCTGTACCAGCTGGGCCCGCTCAAGGACATCTGCCTCCGGCACTGCCGCAGCCCCATGGCCCAGCTGATGCGGTACGCCGCGTACCGGCCGCGGCTGCGCGACCTGCGGGTGGGGCTGCACCACGGCGCGTACTGCGTCGGCTGCTGCTGGGCGCTGATGGGCGTCCTGATCCCGCTCGGTGTCATGAACGTCGCGGCGATGGCGGGGGTGGCGGCGCTGATCTTCCTGGAGAAGCTCTGGTCCCGGGGGCCACAGCTGGCCCGGCTGGCCGGCGTCGCGTTCCTGGTGCTGGCCGTGTTGGCGCTCTTCCAGGACTGGCTGCTGCCGGGCCTGCGGAGTTCGATGACGCCGATGTGAGGTCCTGCTGCATCAGGGGCGGCCCCCTTCCGCAGTCGTCTCCTCCGCCGTGCGGGCGCGGATCCGACCGGTTGCCGCCCGCCTCGACGGCCGCCGATGTTCCCGGGAGGCCCAGCGCCGGACGCGGTCGGGGTCGAGGGGAGTGCCGTGGCCGACGTGGAGGCTCGTGGGGTTGAGGGCGAGCATCTTCCGCAGGCTGGCGAGGTTGAGCACGGGGTCGTCGTGGAAGGGCGGATTGGCCGGCCGCGGACGGGACCGAAGAAGGAGTTGGCGCTCAGGTCGCCCGCGACGAGGTCGCCTCCGACGGTCAGGACGGAGACCGATCCGGCGGTGTGCCCGGGGGCATGATGCGTGCCGTGATCCCGAAGTCCTCCAGGTCGGTCTCGCCGGTCACGAGCACGTCGGGTCCGAACGGTTCGACCTGCGCGTGGAGGTCCTCGTTCCTGGCCATGAGGCGGCCCATCGGGCCGGTGGGCAGATAGGGCTCGCGGACCCGGCCGGTGCGGTACGGACCGAGGGGCCCGTACCCGTCCGGCGGCGACCGCCTTCGCCGGGGCGCCCGCCGCCGAACCGGCCGACGCCCCGCGCTCGGTAGCCGACCGGTGACGGGTCAGATCCAGCCGCGGCGTGCGGCGACGACGCCGGCCTGGAAGCGGTTCACCGCGCCCAGGAGTTCGTGGAGGCGGCTCATGCGCCGGCGCATGGTGCGGACCGACCAGCCGAGCTGGCGGGCTATGGCCTCGTCCTTGAGGCCGCTGACCAGCAGGGTGAGCATCAGACGGTCCTCCTCACCGAGCGGGTCCTCTGCGGGTACGTCGAGGGGCAGGGCCTGCTTCCAGCACAGTTCCCAGTAGTCGGTCAGGGCGTCCAGCAGGGTGGAGGGGCGGATGACCGCGGCGCGCACGCCGTCGAGGTCCAGGGAGAGCGGCATCAGCGCCAGCCGGCGGTCCGCGATGGCCAGTTTGATCCGCAGGCCCGGCATCACCCGGGCCTGCTCGCCCCGGCGCACGAGTCCGCGGATGTCCTCGAGCACCCCCGGCCACTCCAGCGCCTCGGGGGCGTAGACCGCGCGGTAGCGCACGCCTCGCCCCAGCGCCGCGCTCTCCACCGGGTTGGAGGTGGTCAGCGCGTACGGCGGCCGGTCCAGTGTCCTGACGTCCGCGTCCGCCTCCTGCTGGAGGCGGACGAACCAACGGCCGAGCGCCTCCCGGCCGGTGACGATCTCCACCTCCTCCTCCCCGGCGGTGCCGGCCTGGGCCGCCGCGAAGAGGCGGGACAGCTCACCCGCCGCCGAACGGACCCGGTCCAACTCCGCGGTCCTGGCCCGTACGAGGGATTCGACCGCGGCGCCCGGCTCGATCGCCGCGTACCGGCGACGGACGCCCGCGAGCCGCCCGACCAGGCCGTGGTCGTGCAGCCGGTCCAGCGCTCTGGCGGCGCGGAGAAGGGAGCAGCCGAGGTCGGCGGCGAGCTCGGTCGGGGCTGCCGTACGCCGGGTCAACACGGCCCGGTAGACGCTCTCGTCGAACGGGTCGATGCCTGCCGCGGTGAGCTCGTTCGTCATATGCGGATCCTGGCCCACTTGTGCCAGGTGCAGCAATGGGCCGTCAGGATCCGTTGTACGGAGAGTGACTTCGGCGCTAGGACTTCTTCCCATGGCCAAGAACCCACGTAGAAGCCGACGCCTGGTCGCCGCCACGGTCACCACCGTCGCGCTGGCCGGGACCCTCACCGCGGCACCCGGCACCGCGACCGCGAAGTCACCGGACCCGAACCAGCGGGTCATCGTCGAGCTGTCCGGGGACGCCGCCGTCGCAGCCGCCCCCGACGGCTCGCTCACCTCGCTGTCCGCCGGCACCACCTCCGCCGTCGGCGACGCCCGACGGGCCCTGGCGGAACGGCAGGACGCCTTCGTCAGAACGGTGCGGAACGCCGGACTGCACCCCGGCTCCCCCCGCAAGCTGGCTCTGCTCGTCAACGCCGTGGCGATGACGGTGCCCGCCTCCGAGGCGGCGCGGCTCGCCGCGCTGCCGGGCGTCAGCGCCGTCCGGCCCGACACCCGGATACAGGTGCGCACGGACACCAGCGTCCCGCTGACCGGCGCTCCCGAGGTCTGGAAGCGCGAGGACCCGGCCGGGGTGAAGGCCACCGGCAAGGGCACCGTCGTGGCGGTCCTGGACAGCGGCGTGGATTACGGCCATCCCGACCTGGGCGGCGGCTTCGGCAAGGGCCACAAGGTCGTCGGCGGCTTCGACTTCGCCAACGGTGACGACGACCCGATGGACGACAACGGTCACGGCACCCACGTCGCGGGCATCATCGCGGGCAAGGCGGCCAGGAAGGGAGGGACCACCGGCATGGCGCCCGACGCGCGCCTGCTGGCCTACAAGGTCATCGGCGCCGACGGCAGCGGCTACACCTCCGACATCATCGCCGGCATCGAGGCGGCGGCCGACCCGGCCAACCCCTACCCGGCCGACGTCATCAACATGAGCCTCGGCGGCCCCGGTGACGGCACCGACCCGCTGGGCCGCGCGGCGACCGCGGCCGTACGGGCCGGAGTGGTCGTCGTCGCGGCGGCGGGCAACGAGGGACCCGGCAGCGGCACCGTCGGCACTCCGGCGTCGGCCGACGGCGTCATCGCGGTCGGCGCCTCCACCAGCGGGCTGCGGAT includes the following:
- a CDS encoding GntR family transcriptional regulator, whose product is MPAEPTPAARPVAAARRRRLRADRARQLADLLRHQILAGVFPQRVLPLEDVIAADYRASRNTVRQALDLLRGEQLVERQPGVGTVVVCEKYPHGLDRLQGLAETLHEHGRVTNEVRTVGPVSAPGPVAHRLGLPDHSDVLCIERLRRLNGLPLSLDLSYLPMDVGGELLGCDLENTDVFRLLEALTGGPLGHAEITLEAVTADAHSAAVLQAPRGAAVLLLERLTCLPGGRPVDLEFIRFRGDRITMSGVLRRSP
- a CDS encoding DUF1326 domain-containing protein, with the protein product MTQAAVTVPAWRLAGDWFDVCKCDIPCPCSFAQPPTTGDCEGILVWHIREGTYGDVRLDGLNMVMLGVFVGNVWAEHSDSYAAFIFDERADDGQRQALQMIFSGQAGSWPAQLVSMGAFEVRGMDFAPIEVEIDEDLASWRASVPGRLEARAEALTGPTTPAGARVQSTNLPGCETGPGQLATWGRALTDQADAFGFTWNRTGKSSKTITFDWSGPG
- a CDS encoding DUF2182 domain-containing protein, whose protein sequence is MRTVRRPDRTDHPLRAGVLLPVRDLAVAWALIVLIAALAWVLTVDQARGMGVGPGTMGMALPLFLLLWLAMMAAMMLPSVAPVAVTWAKGIARQSSGAGRALRTTEFVSGYLVVWTAFGLLAYGGLALTGALVDRDPDVGKWIGAAAFALAGLYQLGPLKDICLRHCRSPMAQLMRYAAYRPRLRDLRVGLHHGAYCVGCCWALMGVLIPLGVMNVAAMAGVAALIFLEKLWSRGPQLARLAGVAFLVLAVLALFQDWLLPGLRSSMTPM
- a CDS encoding helix-turn-helix domain-containing protein, whose translation is MTNELTAAGIDPFDESVYRAVLTRRTAAPTELAADLGCSLLRAARALDRLHDHGLVGRLAGVRRRYAAIEPGAAVESLVRARTAELDRVRSAAGELSRLFAAAQAGTAGEEEVEIVTGREALGRWFVRLQQEADADVRTLDRPPYALTTSNPVESAALGRGVRYRAVYAPEALEWPGVLEDIRGLVRRGEQARVMPGLRIKLAIADRRLALMPLSLDLDGVRAAVIRPSTLLDALTDYWELCWKQALPLDVPAEDPLGEEDRLMLTLLVSGLKDEAIARQLGWSVRTMRRRMSRLHELLGAVNRFQAGVVAARRGWI